GCGGCGGCTCCAACCTGCTGGTTTCTGATGGCGAGGTAGACGTAGTCGCCGTTGTCCTGGACTTTGCCGCGGTGGACATGGATACCCAGACCGGTCTCGTGCGCGCCCAAGCCGGCGCGGTATGGGACGAGGTCGTGGCGGAATCCGTGGCGCAGTCCCTGGGCGGAATCGAGTGCCTGTCCGGCATTCCCGGCACGGTGGGCGCGGTGCCCGTGCAAAACGTGGGTGCCTATGGCGCCGAGATTTCTGAGGTCCTGACCCGCGTGCGCCTGTATAACCTGCGCACCGATGCCGATGAGTGGGTTCCCGTCTCCGATCTCGATCTGGCCTACCGCTACTCCAACCTGAAATTCACCGGCCGCGCGGTCGTGCTCGAGGTCGAATTGCAATTAACCACGGATGGGCTCTCTCGCCCCTTACGCTTTGGGCAGCTTACCGATAACCCCGGCGAGCGCCGCCCCGTCGCCCAAGTCCGCGAGGAGGTCCTCGCCCTGCGCCGCGGCAAGGGCATGGTGCTCGATGCCGCCGACCACGACACCTGGTCCGCCGGCTCCTTCTTCACCAACCCCGTGGTCGAATCCAGCGTCGCCGACGCCATCCAGGACAAGGTGCGCGCCACGCTTGGCGATGCCCCCGCCGACCGCATGCCCCGCCACCCCGTCGCCGCCGCACAGGGCGACACCTCCCCGCATGAGAAGCTCTCGGCCGCTTGGCTTATCGATAACGCCGGCTTTACAAAGGGCTACCCCGGCTCCGGCCCGGCAACGCTATCCACCAAGCACACCCTGGCGCTGACCAATCGCGGAAACGCGACCGCCGCCAATATCGTCGCCCTGGCCCGCACGATCCGCGATGGCGTCCGCGAGGCCTTCGGCGTCGAGCTCGTGCCCGAGCCCGTGTGGCTGGGCCTATCCATGGACGAGGACTAGGCCGCGCCTTTCGGCGCGACGGGGCCGCAGCCGCTGTGGCCGCGCGGGTTTTAGGCCTGCGCGGACATAAAAACGTCCAAAACAACCGCGTTCTTCTAAAATTTGCCCTCATTTTTGGCGAAACGCGGTTGTTTTGGACGTAAGTGTCGCTTGCAGGCAGCACTGGCAGCGCGGGCAGCACGGGCAGGCAGCGCAAAGCCGCCCCGGCGCTGCGGCCCGGCGCAGTCTTAGGCAGCCATGACCTCGAGCCACTCCGGCTTGGCGTCCAAGAACTTGCGGGCCGCATCCTTTGCGCCCTTCAAGCTGTGGTGCGCGCCCCAACCGCACTGCTCTTCGTTGGCGGCGGGAACCTCGGTGGCGGAAAGGATATCGTTCAGCGCACCCTCAACGGCGCGCAGCAATTCATTCTGCTCCATGCCGTTGGTGATGGCGTAGAAGCCGGTGCGGCAGCCCATGGGAGCAAAGCCGATGAGCTTATCGGTGTAGTTGCGCATAAAGTTGGCCATCATGTGCTCCACGGAGTGCAGTGCCTCCGTGTCCAAGTGCTCCTTATTGGGCTGGCAGAAGCGCAGGTCATACTTGATAATCTCCACGCCGCCGCCCAAATCGGTGCGGTCAGCCACGCGGATATAAGGCGCGCTGACGAGGCGGTGGTCGAGCTCGAAGGACTTGACGTTAATCTTTTCTTGGTTCTGTTCAGTCATACTCCCCAGCCTAATCGCTGCGAGTGTCACTTCACAGAATAGATTCTTAGGCCGCATACGCTGCGTAACTATGAGTGCCTTGGACGATGCCCCCGCAACCGGCAGCAAGCAAGCCCGGAAGCAGACTGCCCAGCAACAAAAGATCGTGCCAAGCACCGTTACCACCCTGGTCACCGTGGAAAGCCCCGCCGCCGATGTCGATCCGTGGGCGCGCGGCAACCGCCTGCGCAAGGACAGCTGGGGCCTGGTAATGCGACGCGTGTGGGCTGATTTCTTCCACGATGCCTTAATGGACCGCGCCGCCGCGATGACCTACCTCACCCTCATGGCCTTCGCGCCCACTGTCCTGGCGGCATATTCCATTGCCACGCTGGTCTTTTCTTCGCGCCGGGGAGAGGTGGAGGCACTGACTGCGCAGTTCATCGATACGTACGTGCCCCGTTCTATGGCGGAGGAAGCCGGCACCATTGTCAGCTCCATTATCGGTTCTACGCGGGAGGGCACGTTTGCACTGGTGGTCTCCGTCCTGATTTCACTCTTCGCCGCCTCGGCGTATGTGCGTGCCTTCTCGCGCACCGCCAATACTGTCTACGGCCGGGTGGAGGGACGCGGCACTATCCGCACATGGGCGTTGATGTGGGCCATTACCGTGGTCCTCGTCATTGGCGCGGTGGTGGTCCTGTGTGCCAATTTATTGCGCGATACCGTCGTGGACAGCGTCATCGAGCCTGTAGCACTCCGCCTAGGGCTGCATGGAACCGTGGACTTTTTCGGTGGCATTTTTATGCCGGTGTGGAATTGGCTGCGCTTTCCCATAACTGTCGTGGTGGCGCTGGCGCTTATTGCCGTGTGGTACCACTTTGCGCCGAACGTTCGGCCCAGCCGTTTTCGCTGGATCACCTTGGGCTCGGTGGTAGCGCTAGTGACGAACCTGGTGGTGTGGGGCGCATTTTCCCTCTACATCAAGTACCTGGCCGGGGTGAGCATTTACGGGGCATTCGGAACGGTCATGGCGGTATTTATGACCGTCTGGCTGTCCAATACGATGCTGATTTTGGGCATCAAGATCGATGCGGAGGTCCTGCGTGCCAAGGAGCTGCAACTTGGACTGCACGCAGAGCGCTATATTCAAGCCCCACCGCGCTCCGAATTCGCGGCGCAGCAGCAGGTGCGCGCGAAGAAGAAACTAGAAGAGCGCTCGGGGCGCATCTTTGCCGATGCCGCCCGCGGCGAGGAATAGCCCCGCACCGGGACGTAGCCCGCGCCGGGAATCCACCGCTGCTGAGGATTAGTGTGAGGACACTGCTGCCACCAAGATGTCCTGCACCTGGCGGCGGCGCAGCTTGCCCAGCTGATCGGTGGGCAATTCTTCTTGCACTACGAAATGGCGCGGGACCTTATAGCGGGCCAAAAGGCCGCGGCAGTGCTCGCGCAGCGCCTCCGCGTCGAAGGTGGCGCCGGGGTGGAGTACCAGGCAGGCGGCGACGTCCTCGGAACCATCGGCACGCGGGATGCCGGCAACCGCAGCTTGGCTTATCGCGGGGTGGCTAAGCAGGGCGTGTTCCACCTCGCTGGGAAAGACGTTAAAGCCACCGGTGATGATGACCTCTTTAATTCGGCCGACCAGCCGGAAATGGCCATCGGCCTCGCGCACACCCATATCGCCGGTGCGCAGCCAATCGCCGTGGAATGCCTCCCGCGTGGCGGCGGGATTGTCGAGGTAGCCTCCAAAAACCTGGGGTCCGCGGGCAAGAATCTCACCGGGCGTGCCATCGGGTTGGCTGCGGTCAAGGTCGTCGGGATCCCCGATGCGCAATTCGGTATCGGCAAGCGGCTTGCCGATGGTCCCCACGCGCCGCCCCTCACCAAGCGGGTTAATGGTCAGCACGGGGGAGGCCTCGGTAAGCCCGTAGCCCTCGACGAGCATGCCGCCGGTGCGGTCTTGCCAGGGCTCGATGATGCGCGCCGGCAGCGATGCAGCCCCGGAAATGGCGTAGCGCACCCCGCCCAGGTCCGCTGCTGCTTCGCCGGCCTGCTCGTACATGGCTCGCTCATAAATGGTGGGCACACCCGGCATCCAGGTCGGCCGGCGCTGTGCCAAGGCGTTGACCACGGCCGTGGGGCGCGGGGAGGGCAGCAGGATGATCTCGGCGGCGCAGCGCACCGCGAGCAAGACGCTCATGGTCAGTCCATAGGAGTGGAACATCGGCAGCGTGGCAAGGAAGCGCTCGTGGCCCGGGCGCAGATCGGCCTGGGCTTCCAATTGGATGCAATTGGCGGCGAGGTTGCCGTGCGTGAGCACCACGCCCTTGGGCTGGCCGGTGGTGCCGGAGGTGTAGAGGATGAGGGCGGCATCGGCAAGCGCGGCCTCGCGGTGGGGAACTGGGGCGCCGGAGAGGGGAAGGGGCGCCTCCAAAGACACGGGGATCACCGTGCTGGCCAGGCCATCGACCACGGCAGCGACCTGATCCCAGACCAGGGCGATGCGGGCGCCGTGGTGGGCAAAGAGCGGGGCGAGCTCGTGGGCGGTGTACTGAGGGTTATGTTCGACTACGACCGCGCCCAGGCGCAGCACCGCGAAAAAGGCAATGAGGTGCTGCGGGGAGTTGGGCAAGACCAGCGCTACCCGGTCGCCGGGGCGGATTCCCATCTCCCGCAGGGCGCCGGCGGCAGCGGCGATGCGGGTATCAAGCTCCGCGTAGCTCAGGGTCTCGCCACTGAAAAAGGTGGCGGGACGGTGGGGGAAGTTGGCTACGGCGGTGGCGAGGAAATCCGTCAGCGTGGCGTCGTACTTGAGGTCTGACATGGTGGTTAATACTAAGCCTTCTGCTTGAGGAGATCGAGCAGATCCTGTTGCACCATGCGTCGGCGGATCTTGCCCAGCTGGTCTGAAGCCAGCTCCTCAAAGTGGTAGAAGGTGCGCGGAATCTTGTAGCCGGTCAGGCGCTCGCGGCAGAAGGACTTCAGGCCCTCTGGGTCCAGGACGGCGCCATCGCGCAGGATGACGCAGGCGACGACGTCCTCCGAGCCATCCTTGCGCGGGCGGCCCACCACGGCGACCTCCTTGACGTCTGGGTGCTTGCGCACCACTTCTTCTACCTCGGCCGGGTAGACGTTAAAGCCGCCGGTGATGATGATTTCCTTGATGCGGCTGACCAGGCGGACCCAGCCATCCTCATCCATGATGGCCATGTCACCGGTGCGGAACCAGCCGTTGTGGAAGGACTCCGCGGTGGCCTTTTCATTATTGAAGTAGCCCTGGAAGATCTGCGGACCGCGGGCCAGCATCTCGCCCGGCTCGCCATCTGGCTGGGTTTCATCGAGGTTATCCGGGTTGCCAATGCGCACCTCAACATCGGGGAAGGGCAGGCCCACATAGCCCGGGCGTCGATTGCCGTTCATAGGATTGCCGATGAGCACGGGGGAGGTCTCCGTCATGCCGAATCCCTCGACGAGCCGGCCGCCGGTCATGGATTCCCAGCGCTCCATCACGTCAACCGGCAGGGTGGCGGCGCCGGAGAAGGCATTGCTGATGCCGGCGAGATCCACGCCCTTGTCCTCGGCGGCGTCCATGATCTTCTCGTACAGCGTGGGCACGCCCGGCAGCCAGGTGGGGGTGTGCTTTTTAATGATGTCCATGATGAGCGGCATCTGCGGGGACGGAATCAGGATGAGCTCGGCTCCGAAGTAGATGCTGAGCACGCACAGCGTGGTCATGCCGTAGGCGTGGAAGAGCGGCAAGGCAGCGAGGAAGCGCTGCTCGGTGGCGTCCATATTCGTCAGCCAGGCCTCGCCCTGCACGCAGTTGGCGATGAGATTGCCGTGCGATAGCAGCGCGCCCTTGGGCTTTCCGGTGGTGCCGGAGGTGTAGAGGATAAGCGCGATATCGTCCTGCGTAACCTGGGCAATCTCGAGGTCCTTGCCGTCGCCGCCGATGGCAGAACCGATAAGCGTGGACCAGGCCACGGTATTCGGGGCCGCACCGGTCAGCTGCTCGCGCTTGGCGGCCAGCGGTGGCAGGGGAATCCGCAGCGCGAGGCGCTTTAGTGGCGGCATCGCCTCGATCATATTGACGGACACGATGGTCTCTAGCGGGGTGGTGGCGCGCAGCTTATTCAGCGTCTGCGCCGTCTTATCCCAGGCGATGACCACGCGCGCGCCGTGGTCCTGGAACAGCCCCTCGAGCTCGTGGGCGGTGTAGAGGGGATTGTGCTCTACCGCGGTGGCTCCCAGCAGCTGGATGGCATAAAACGCCACCACGTGTTGGGGGCAGTTGGGCATGACGATGGCGACCCTATCGCCAGGCCGGATGCCAAAGGCCTTAAGGCCCGCGGCGGCTGCGCGCACCTGGGAGTCTAATTCCGCGTAGTTCTGCGTATTGCCGAAGAAGTAGGTAGCGGACTTATTCGCATTGATGCGGAGGTTATTGACGTAGTAGTCAACGATGGTTTTATCGCCGTAATCAAGCGTGGCGGGGGTCCAGTCACTGTAGTGCTTGACCCAGGCCCGGGATTCGTATGCGGACACGCGCTACCCTTTCGTTTGGTAAAGAAAAATATTACAAAGGGCGAGTATACCCAGAACGTGAGGAAATCCTCTAGTTTTCTTCGAGTGTCAGCAAAAAACGCTTGATATCCAGGCCGCCGGCATAGCCGCCGAGCGTTCCATCGCTGCGCAGCACACGGTGGCAGGGCCTAATGATGGGCAGGGGATTGGCGCCGCAGGCGGTGCCGACCGCCCGAGTAGCAGCGGGGCGCCCCACGGCGGCGGCGAGCTCGCCATAGCTTGAGACTTCTCCGTAGCCAATGGAGTCGAGCTGCGCATGAATTTGGGCGCGAAATTCCGTCGTTGGCGCCGGGTTGAGCGGCAGGTCAAACTCGCGGCGGCACCCAGCGAAATACTCCGCGAGCTGCTCCTGCGCCGCATCTAAGATGTCTGCACCGCGCTTGTCGGTGCCCCCATCGTCCCCGCCGCTCACCTCGCCGCGAACCTTATTGGTTTCGCGGTGTCCCTTGCTTTCCTCGTTGCGGTCCTTGCTGGTTCCGTCGCGACCCAACTGGATCGCGACGAAGTCGACGCGGGACAGTCCGTCTGCGTCTGCGGTGAGCAGCAGCGGGCCGATGGGGGTATCGATGGTGCGCAGCATGGTGGTTGTGAACTCTAGGTGTTTTAGGAGTTCTTCTCTGCTTCGAGGCGGTTGATGAGGTCTTCTTGTACCTCACGGCGGCGGATCTTGCCCATTTGGTCCTTGGCCAGTTCCTCAAAGTGGTAGAAGGTGCGCGGGACCTTGTAGCGGGTCAGGCGCTCGCGGCAGTAGTCCTTGAGGCCTTCGGGGTCGAGAGCGGCGCCATCGGCAAGATCGAGGCAGGCCACGACGTCTTCGGAGCCGTCCTCGCGCGGGCGGCCCACCACGGCGGCGTCGTCGACGCTGGGGTGCTCGCGCAGGATTTCTTCGACCTCGCCCGGGTAGACGTTGAAGCCGCCGGTGATGATGATTTCCTTGATGCGGCTGACCAGGCGGATGAAGCCGTCTTCTTCCATGATGCCCATATCACCGGTGCGGAACCAGTCGCCGTGGAAGGCGGCATCGGTGGCTTCCTGGTTATTGAGGTAGCCCTTGAAAATCTGCGGGCCGCGGGCCAGCACTTCGCCCTCAACGCCGTCCGGCTGGGTTTCATCCAGGTTATCGGGGTTGGCGATGCGCACCTCGGTATCCGGGAAGGGAATGCCCACGTAGCCGGGGCGGCGGTCGGTGCTCATGGGGTTGCCCACGATAATGGGCGAGCATTCGGTGAGGCCGTAGCCTTCCACGAGCAGGCCGCCGGTGGCGTGCTCCCACTTATTGACGGTCTCAGAAGGCAGGGTGGATGCACCGGAGAAGGCCGCGCGCACGCCCTTGATGGGAACCTCTTGTTCCTCGGCTGCCTTGACGATGCGCTCGTACAAGGTAGGAACGCCCGGGACCCAGGTCGGGGTGTGCTTCTTCATCAACTGCATGATGAGCGGGATCTGCGGCACGGGGAGAATAACCAATTCGCCGCCGATGAGCTGGGCCAAGGTGACGTTCATGGTCAGGCCGTACGCGTGGAAGAAGGGGAGGGCGGCGAGCATGCGCTCTGGCTTATCCCCCAGGCCCGGGACCCATGCCTTGCCCTGGAGCAGGTTGGATACGAGGTTGCCGTGCGAAAGCATCGCGCCCTTGGGCGCACCGGTCGTACCGGAGGTGTACATCACCAGCGCGACGGTGTCCTTATCAATGTCCTCCGGCGTCTTAATATCGCTGCCGTTGCCACCGATGGCATCGCCAATCAGCGCCTCCCACGGCACGGTATTCGGCGCTGGGGCGGAAAGCTGCTCGCGCTTGGCCTTGAGCGGGGGAAGCGGCAGGCGCAGTGCGGCGCGCTGCAGGGTGGGCATGGCGTTGATCATGTTGATGGACACGACCGTTTCCAGGTTGGTGGTAGCCCGCAGCTTCTCCAGGGTGGGGGCGGCCTTGTCCCAGGCGATGGCGATGCGCGCGCCGTGATCCTGGAAAAGCCCCTCCAGCTCGTGGGCGGTATAAAGCGGGTTGTGCAGAACAACCTGGGCACCGAGCTTCAAGATGGCATAAAAGGCCGCGATGTACTGCGGGCTATTGGGGGCAACGATGGCTACGCGGTCACCGGGGCGCACGCCGAAGGCCTTAAGGCCGGCAGCGGCGGCGCGCACTTGGCGGTCCAGCTCGGAATAGTTTTGGGTGCGTCCAAAGAAATACGTGGCTGACTTATCACCATTGACCTCGAGGTTGTTGTCATACAGGTCCAACAGGGTGGTGGTGCCATAGTCGAGGCTATGCGGCGTCCACTCCGGGTAATACTGGAGCCATGCCTTTGATTCATAAGCGGACAATGCGTGACCTTTCGGTAGCGTAGGTTGTTGGCAGGGGCCAGTATAGCGCCGCTAAGATGGGACAACATGCGCATCGCCATGATTTCTATGCATACCTCCCCCATTGAGCAGCCTGGCTCCGGGGATGCCGGCGGAATGAACGTCTACGTTTTAAATATTGCCTGCCAATTAGCCCAGCTTGGCGTCGAGGTAGATGTCTATACCCGCGCGACCCGCCCCAGCCACAAAGAAATCGTGGACGTGGCCCCCAACCTGCGGGTGATCAACATCGTGGCAGGCCCCTTTGAGGGGCTAGAAAAGGAAGATTTGCCCACCCAGCTCGCGGCCTTTTCCGGCGGCGTGGTGCAATTTGCCAAGTGGCAGGGCAAAAAATATGACCTTATTCATTCCCACTACTGGCTGTCCGGCCAAGTGGGGTGGCTGCTGCGCGATCTTTGGGGCATTCCGCTGGTCCACACCGCCCATACGTTGGCCGCGGTGAAAAACGCTTACCGCACCGCCGAGGACACCGTGGAATCAGAGGCGCGACGCATCTGCGAGCAGCAATTGGTGGATAATGCCGATCTCCTGGTGGTCAATACCGATCAGGAAGCCCGCGACTTGGCGGAGCATTACGATGCCGAGCGCGACATCATCCGCGTGGTCTCCCCGGGTGCCGACGTGGGCCTTTTCACCCCTGGCACCGACCGCAATACGGAGCGCTCCCGCCGCGAGCTGGGCATCCCGCTGCACACCAAGGTCATCGCCTTTGTGGGGAGGCTACAGAAATTCAAGGGGCCCGAAGTTCTTATCCGCACCGCCGCCGAGCTGTGCCACCGCGAGCCCACCCGCGATTTTCGGGTGCTGATCTGCGGCGGGCCATCGGGAGCCAATGCCTCGCCGGAGGCGTATAGGGAATTGGCGCGGGAGTTGGGCGTGCAAAAGCGCGTGCGCTTTTTAGGACCCCGCCCGCCCGAGGAGCTGGTGGGAGTGTACCGCGCCGCGGATATCGTGGCGGTGCCCAGCTACAACGAATCCTTTGGCCTGGTGGCGCTCGAGGCACAGGCCTCTGGCACGCCGGTCGTCGCCGCGGCCGTGGGTGGGCTGCCCATCGCCGTCGTCGATGGTGAGACCGGGCTGCTCGTGCCGTCCCACGATCCGAAGGAGTGGGCGGATTCCCTGACCCAGCTGCTGGACGATGACCCCCGGCGCATCGCCATGGGCGAGGCCGCCGTCGCGCATGCCGTGCGCTTTAGCTGGACCAACACTGCCCGCGAGCTGACGGAGATTTATGCCGAAGCCCAGCAGATTCCGGTGCCTGACTGCCACCAACGCCGCGCGATGGGAGACTAGCCTCACTGACGCGCCGGGCGGTTTCGTGGCATGCTGGAGGCATGACTAACGGAAAACTGATTCTTCTTCGCCACGGCCAATCCACCTGGAATGAATCCAACCAATTTACCGGTTGGGTCGATGTTGATCTGACAGAAAAGGGTGAGGCAGAGGCCAAGCGTGGCGGCGAGCTGCTCGCGCAAGAGGGCATCCTGCCCAACGTTCTGTACACCTCCTTGCTGCGCCGCGCCATCCGCACCGCCAATATCGCGCTGGATGCGGCCGACCGCCACTGGATCCCGGTCATCCGTGACTGGCGCCTTAACGAGCGTCACTACGGTGCGTTGCAGGGCCTGAACAAGGCCGAGACCAAGGAAGAATACGGCGAGGACCAGTTCATGGCATGGCGCCGTTCCTATGACACGCGCCCGCCCGAGCTTGCCGATGACGCCGAGTACTCCCAGGCCAACGACCCCCGCTACGCGGACTTGGACAAGGTCCCACAGACGGAGTGCCTGAAGGACGTTGTCGAGCGCTTCGTGCCCTACTTCGAGGAAGAGATTCTGCCGCGGGCTAAGAAGGGCGAATCCGTCATGATCGCAGCGCACGGCAACTCCCTGCGCGCGTTGGTCAAGCACCTCGATGGTATTTCCGATGATGACATCGCCGGGCTGAATATCCCGACCGGCATCCCGCTGGTGTACGAGATTGCGGAGGATGGCTCCGTGGTCAACGAGGGCGGCACCTACCTGGATCCAGAGGCCGCCGAGGCCGGGGCCGCTGCCGTCGCCGCGCAGGGTGGCAAGTAACCCACTACTGCATATAAGTCCCCGGGGAGGTGCTCCCTGGGGACTTTCTAATGGTTAGGCTTAATGACGTGGAATTAATTTTTGTCTTTCTCGCGGGCGTGGTTGCCTGCGCGGTGGTGCTGCCGTTAATTTCGCGGGTGCGCGAGCGCATGGTACGCCGCCAGCGCGCCAGCGATGCCCAGGCAAACCAGGTCACCACCGTGAGCCAAGGCCTGCATCTTGCGGTCCAAGGCTCGCCCACGGCGCTGACGGTGCTCGATAGGAACCAGGAAATCATCCTGTCCAATCCAGCGGCGCACGAGATGTCCGTGGTCCACGATCGCGCCGTCAACCCAGAGATCTGGAAGACCGCAGAGCAGGTCTTCGAGGATAAGGAAACCCGCACCGTGGACTTGGCCATCCCCAAGCGCCGCACCGGGCACCGCGTCACACAGGTCAAGGCCGTCATCAAGCCGCTGACGCTTAACGATGGCCGCTTCATCATCATCTACGGCACCGATGAGAGCGAAAACGTGCGCATGGAATCCGCGCGCCGTGACTTCGTGGCCAACGTCTCTCATGAGCTGAAAACCCCGGTGGGTGGCATCGCGCTGCTTGCCGAGGCCCTCCTCCAAGACCCCGAGGACCCGGAGCATGTGAAGTACTTCGGTACCAAGGTACAAAAAGAGGCCAACCGCATGGCGGATATGGTCAGCGAGCTCATTTCGCTCTCCAAGCTGCAGGGCGCCGAGGCACTGCCGGAGATGGAACCGCTTTTCGTGGACGATCTCATCGACGAGGCGATTTCGCGCAATCAGCTCGCCGCAGACGCGCGCTCCATCAGGCTGACCCAAGGTCCCTCCGAGGACGTGCAGGTCATGGGTGACCGCTCCCTCTTGGTAACCGCGCTGTCCAACCTCATTTCCAACGCGATCAATTATTCGCCAGAGGAATTGCCGGTCTCCGTCTCACAGAAGGTGGTGGGGGATGACGTCGTGCTGATCCGGGTAACGGACCGCGGCATCGGCATCCCGCCGGAGCATCAAAAGCGCGTCTTCGAGCGCTTTTTCCGCGTTGACCAAGCCCGGTCGCGGCAGACGGGAGGCACTGGCCTAGGATTAGCAATTGTCAAACACGTGGTGGCCAACCACGGGGGCAATATCAAGCTGTGGTCGCGGCCTGGCACGGGCTCTACTTTCACCATCGAGTTGCCCATATATAAGGAAGAGAAGCCAGCGCACGAGGCTGACTTGCAGGATAATGAAGACAGGGATTCCGTCGATGCGGCGGCTCCTGGGCT
The window above is part of the Corynebacterium accolens genome. Proteins encoded here:
- a CDS encoding YihY/virulence factor BrkB family protein encodes the protein MSALDDAPATGSKQARKQTAQQQKIVPSTVTTLVTVESPAADVDPWARGNRLRKDSWGLVMRRVWADFFHDALMDRAAAMTYLTLMAFAPTVLAAYSIATLVFSSRRGEVEALTAQFIDTYVPRSMAEEAGTIVSSIIGSTREGTFALVVSVLISLFAASAYVRAFSRTANTVYGRVEGRGTIRTWALMWAITVVLVIGAVVVLCANLLRDTVVDSVIEPVALRLGLHGTVDFFGGIFMPVWNWLRFPITVVVALALIAVWYHFAPNVRPSRFRWITLGSVVALVTNLVVWGAFSLYIKYLAGVSIYGAFGTVMAVFMTVWLSNTMLILGIKIDAEVLRAKELQLGLHAERYIQAPPRSEFAAQQQVRAKKKLEERSGRIFADAARGEE
- a CDS encoding long-chain-fatty-acid--CoA ligase; protein product: MSAYESKAWLQYYPEWTPHSLDYGTTTLLDLYDNNLEVNGDKSATYFFGRTQNYSELDRQVRAAAAGLKAFGVRPGDRVAIVAPNSPQYIAAFYAILKLGAQVVLHNPLYTAHELEGLFQDHGARIAIAWDKAAPTLEKLRATTNLETVVSINMINAMPTLQRAALRLPLPPLKAKREQLSAPAPNTVPWEALIGDAIGGNGSDIKTPEDIDKDTVALVMYTSGTTGAPKGAMLSHGNLVSNLLQGKAWVPGLGDKPERMLAALPFFHAYGLTMNVTLAQLIGGELVILPVPQIPLIMQLMKKHTPTWVPGVPTLYERIVKAAEEQEVPIKGVRAAFSGASTLPSETVNKWEHATGGLLVEGYGLTECSPIIVGNPMSTDRRPGYVGIPFPDTEVRIANPDNLDETQPDGVEGEVLARGPQIFKGYLNNQEATDAAFHGDWFRTGDMGIMEEDGFIRLVSRIKEIIITGGFNVYPGEVEEILREHPSVDDAAVVGRPREDGSEDVVACLDLADGAALDPEGLKDYCRERLTRYKVPRTFYHFEELAKDQMGKIRRREVQEDLINRLEAEKNS
- a CDS encoding phosphoglyceromutase; translated protein: MTNGKLILLRHGQSTWNESNQFTGWVDVDLTEKGEAEAKRGGELLAQEGILPNVLYTSLLRRAIRTANIALDAADRHWIPVIRDWRLNERHYGALQGLNKAETKEEYGEDQFMAWRRSYDTRPPELADDAEYSQANDPRYADLDKVPQTECLKDVVERFVPYFEEEILPRAKKGESVMIAAHGNSLRALVKHLDGISDDDIAGLNIPTGIPLVYEIAEDGSVVNEGGTYLDPEAAEAGAAAVAAQGGK
- a CDS encoding long-chain-fatty-acid--CoA ligase, with the translated sequence MSAYESRAWVKHYSDWTPATLDYGDKTIVDYYVNNLRINANKSATYFFGNTQNYAELDSQVRAAAAGLKAFGIRPGDRVAIVMPNCPQHVVAFYAIQLLGATAVEHNPLYTAHELEGLFQDHGARVVIAWDKTAQTLNKLRATTPLETIVSVNMIEAMPPLKRLALRIPLPPLAAKREQLTGAAPNTVAWSTLIGSAIGGDGKDLEIAQVTQDDIALILYTSGTTGKPKGALLSHGNLIANCVQGEAWLTNMDATEQRFLAALPLFHAYGMTTLCVLSIYFGAELILIPSPQMPLIMDIIKKHTPTWLPGVPTLYEKIMDAAEDKGVDLAGISNAFSGAATLPVDVMERWESMTGGRLVEGFGMTETSPVLIGNPMNGNRRPGYVGLPFPDVEVRIGNPDNLDETQPDGEPGEMLARGPQIFQGYFNNEKATAESFHNGWFRTGDMAIMDEDGWVRLVSRIKEIIITGGFNVYPAEVEEVVRKHPDVKEVAVVGRPRKDGSEDVVACVILRDGAVLDPEGLKSFCRERLTGYKIPRTFYHFEELASDQLGKIRRRMVQQDLLDLLKQKA
- the mshA gene encoding D-inositol-3-phosphate glycosyltransferase produces the protein MRIAMISMHTSPIEQPGSGDAGGMNVYVLNIACQLAQLGVEVDVYTRATRPSHKEIVDVAPNLRVINIVAGPFEGLEKEDLPTQLAAFSGGVVQFAKWQGKKYDLIHSHYWLSGQVGWLLRDLWGIPLVHTAHTLAAVKNAYRTAEDTVESEARRICEQQLVDNADLLVVNTDQEARDLAEHYDAERDIIRVVSPGADVGLFTPGTDRNTERSRRELGIPLHTKVIAFVGRLQKFKGPEVLIRTAAELCHREPTRDFRVLICGGPSGANASPEAYRELARELGVQKRVRFLGPRPPEELVGVYRAADIVAVPSYNESFGLVALEAQASGTPVVAAAVGGLPIAVVDGETGLLVPSHDPKEWADSLTQLLDDDPRRIAMGEAAVAHAVRFSWTNTARELTEIYAEAQQIPVPDCHQRRAMGD
- a CDS encoding methylated-DNA--[protein]-cysteine S-methyltransferase, with product MLRTIDTPIGPLLLTADADGLSRVDFVAIQLGRDGTSKDRNEESKGHRETNKVRGEVSGGDDGGTDKRGADILDAAQEQLAEYFAGCRREFDLPLNPAPTTEFRAQIHAQLDSIGYGEVSSYGELAAAVGRPAATRAVGTACGANPLPIIRPCHRVLRSDGTLGGYAGGLDIKRFLLTLEEN
- a CDS encoding AMP-binding protein; the protein is MSDLKYDATLTDFLATAVANFPHRPATFFSGETLSYAELDTRIAAAAGALREMGIRPGDRVALVLPNSPQHLIAFFAVLRLGAVVVEHNPQYTAHELAPLFAHHGARIALVWDQVAAVVDGLASTVIPVSLEAPLPLSGAPVPHREAALADAALILYTSGTTGQPKGVVLTHGNLAANCIQLEAQADLRPGHERFLATLPMFHSYGLTMSVLLAVRCAAEIILLPSPRPTAVVNALAQRRPTWMPGVPTIYERAMYEQAGEAAADLGGVRYAISGAASLPARIIEPWQDRTGGMLVEGYGLTEASPVLTINPLGEGRRVGTIGKPLADTELRIGDPDDLDRSQPDGTPGEILARGPQVFGGYLDNPAATREAFHGDWLRTGDMGVREADGHFRLVGRIKEVIITGGFNVFPSEVEHALLSHPAISQAAVAGIPRADGSEDVAACLVLHPGATFDAEALREHCRGLLARYKVPRHFVVQEELPTDQLGKLRRRQVQDILVAAVSSH
- a CDS encoding S-ribosylhomocysteine lyase — protein: MTEQNQEKINVKSFELDHRLVSAPYIRVADRTDLGGGVEIIKYDLRFCQPNKEHLDTEALHSVEHMMANFMRNYTDKLIGFAPMGCRTGFYAITNGMEQNELLRAVEGALNDILSATEVPAANEEQCGWGAHHSLKGAKDAARKFLDAKPEWLEVMAA
- a CDS encoding UDP-N-acetylmuramate dehydrogenase produces the protein MLDKFLTQQLTAIDGVDVDPTASFADLTTLRVGGKPQVTLRCSLPEAAVAALRYLAKEKVPFIVVGGGSNLLVSDGEVDVVAVVLDFAAVDMDTQTGLVRAQAGAVWDEVVAESVAQSLGGIECLSGIPGTVGAVPVQNVGAYGAEISEVLTRVRLYNLRTDADEWVPVSDLDLAYRYSNLKFTGRAVVLEVELQLTTDGLSRPLRFGQLTDNPGERRPVAQVREEVLALRRGKGMVLDAADHDTWSAGSFFTNPVVESSVADAIQDKVRATLGDAPADRMPRHPVAAAQGDTSPHEKLSAAWLIDNAGFTKGYPGSGPATLSTKHTLALTNRGNATAANIVALARTIRDGVREAFGVELVPEPVWLGLSMDED